From a single Aquincola tertiaricarbonis genomic region:
- the chlG gene encoding chlorophyll synthase ChlG gives MSRPDLSAVAELLKPITWFPPMWAFGCGVVASGASPEGRWPLVAAGVLLAGPLVCATSQAVNDWFDREVDAINEPQRPIPSGRLPGHWGLYIAIGWTLLSLGVALTLGPVGLAAAVVGLLLAWAYSAPPLRLKRNGWWGNSACALCYEGLAWITGTAVMAAGFGLDARSLALALLYSAGAHGIMTLNDFKSITGDRQMGIGSLPVRLGVRRAAQVASGVMAAPQGVVIGLLLSWQQPLHAAGVAALLLAQLVMMRRFIARPLERALWYSGFGVPLYVLGMLVSAFALRAATGA, from the coding sequence ATGAGTCGCCCCGACCTGTCCGCAGTGGCCGAGTTGCTGAAGCCGATCACCTGGTTTCCGCCGATGTGGGCCTTCGGCTGCGGCGTGGTGGCGTCGGGCGCCTCGCCCGAAGGGCGGTGGCCGCTGGTGGCCGCCGGGGTGTTGCTGGCCGGGCCGCTGGTGTGTGCCACCAGCCAGGCGGTGAACGACTGGTTCGACCGCGAAGTGGATGCCATCAACGAGCCGCAGCGGCCCATTCCAAGTGGCCGGCTGCCGGGGCATTGGGGCCTGTACATCGCCATCGGCTGGACGCTGCTGTCGCTGGGCGTGGCGCTGACGCTGGGCCCGGTGGGCCTGGCTGCAGCGGTGGTCGGCCTGCTGCTGGCCTGGGCCTACAGCGCGCCGCCCCTGCGCCTCAAGCGCAACGGCTGGTGGGGCAACAGCGCCTGCGCACTGTGCTACGAAGGCCTGGCCTGGATCACCGGCACCGCGGTGATGGCCGCTGGCTTCGGGCTGGACGCGCGCTCGCTGGCGCTGGCGCTGCTGTACAGCGCCGGGGCCCACGGCATCATGACCCTCAACGACTTCAAGTCCATCACCGGTGACCGGCAGATGGGCATCGGCAGCCTGCCGGTGCGCCTGGGCGTGCGGCGCGCGGCGCAGGTGGCCAGCGGCGTGATGGCCGCGCCTCAAGGGGTGGTCATCGGGCTGCTGCTCAGCTGGCAACAGCCGCTGCATGCCGCCGGCGTGGCCGCGCTGCTGCTGGCGCAGCTGGTGATGATGCGGCGCTTCATCGCCCGGCCGCTGGAACGTGCGCTCTGGTACAGCGGCTTCGGCGTGCCGCTGTATGTGCTGGGCATGCTGGTCAGCGCCTTCGCGCTGCGCGCCGCCACGGGAGCTTGA
- a CDS encoding nuclear transport factor 2 family protein, which translates to MPDLLQEITALEVELHHPGTRISAGRLQQLLHPEFHEVGRSGTRYDRDTVIAFLANQDELPDVVSDAFALTALSPDVVLLTYRSARSKASAPSSHHTLRSSIWCRVDTGWQLRYHQGTPAASPW; encoded by the coding sequence ATGCCTGACCTTCTTCAAGAGATCACTGCGCTGGAAGTGGAGCTGCACCATCCCGGCACGCGTATCAGCGCGGGGCGTCTGCAGCAACTGCTGCACCCTGAGTTCCATGAGGTAGGCCGTTCAGGAACCCGCTACGACCGGGACACCGTGATCGCCTTCCTGGCCAACCAGGATGAGCTTCCAGACGTGGTGTCGGATGCGTTCGCGCTGACCGCGCTCAGCCCGGACGTGGTGCTGCTGACCTACCGATCGGCCCGATCGAAGGCGTCCGCGCCATCGAGCCATCACACGCTCCGGTCGTCCATCTGGTGCAGAGTGGATACCGGGTGGCAGTTGCGGTATCACCAGGGCACACCTGCCGCGAGTCCTTGGTGA
- the bchL gene encoding ferredoxin:protochlorophyllide reductase (ATP-dependent) iron-sulfur ATP-binding protein, which yields MTDITTLPFPTLKTPRRPDGEGSLQVQLDPGVSIGTAKVFAVYGKGGIGKSTTSSNLSVAFSKLGKRVLQIGCDPKHDSTFTLTKQLMPTVIDVLESVDFHPEELRPEDFVYPGYNGVMCVEAGGPPAGTGCGGYVVGQTVKLLKEHHLLDDTDVVIFDVLGDVVCGGFAAPLQHADRALIVTANDFDSIFAMNRIVQAIGAKAKNYKVRLGGVIANRSAATDQIDRFNDRIGLKTMARFPDLDVIRRSRLKKATLFEMEDSPELAAVQAEYLRLAAALWLGTEPMVCTPMKDRDLFDLLGFD from the coding sequence ATGACCGACATCACCACCCTGCCCTTCCCGACGCTGAAGACCCCGCGACGGCCCGACGGCGAGGGCAGCCTGCAGGTGCAGCTGGACCCCGGCGTCTCCATCGGCACCGCCAAGGTGTTTGCGGTGTACGGCAAGGGCGGCATCGGCAAGAGCACCACCTCGTCCAACCTGTCGGTGGCCTTCAGCAAGCTGGGCAAGCGCGTGCTGCAGATCGGCTGCGACCCCAAGCACGACAGCACCTTCACGCTCACCAAGCAGTTGATGCCCACGGTGATCGACGTGCTGGAGTCGGTGGACTTCCACCCCGAGGAGCTGCGGCCCGAGGACTTCGTCTACCCCGGCTACAACGGCGTGATGTGCGTGGAAGCCGGCGGCCCGCCGGCCGGCACCGGCTGCGGCGGCTACGTGGTGGGCCAGACCGTGAAGCTGCTGAAGGAACACCACCTGCTGGACGACACCGACGTCGTGATCTTCGACGTGCTGGGCGACGTGGTGTGCGGCGGCTTCGCGGCGCCGCTGCAGCATGCCGACCGGGCGCTGATCGTCACCGCCAACGACTTCGACAGCATCTTCGCGATGAACCGCATCGTGCAGGCCATCGGTGCCAAGGCCAAAAACTACAAGGTGCGGCTGGGCGGCGTGATCGCCAACCGCAGCGCTGCCACCGACCAGATCGACCGCTTCAACGATCGGATCGGCTTGAAGACGATGGCGCGCTTTCCGGACCTGGACGTGATCCGTCGCAGCCGGCTGAAGAAGGCCACGTTGTTCGAGATGGAGGACAGCCCCGAGCTGGCCGCGGTGCAGGCCGAGTACCTGCGCCTGGCCGCCGCGCTGTGGCTGGGCACCGAGCCCATGGTGTGCACGCCGATGAAGGACCGTGACCTGTTCGACCTGCTGGGCTTCGACTGA
- the bchF gene encoding 2-vinyl bacteriochlorophyllide hydratase: MPSRSLPRHAPLYTPEQRQRRDASGWTLVQGVLAPLQFLVFLISLVLVLRFLATGQGEQAATLSVVAKTLLLYAIMVTGCVWEKVVFGQYLFAPAFYWEDVFSMAVLALHSAYLLALGLGWLGSRGLMLLALAAYTSYAINATQFLLKLRAARLQAGPGGLAVPATRGAAT; encoded by the coding sequence ATGCCTTCCCGGTCACTCCCCCGCCACGCACCGCTGTACACCCCTGAACAACGGCAGCGCCGCGATGCGAGCGGCTGGACGCTGGTGCAGGGCGTGCTGGCGCCGCTGCAGTTCCTGGTGTTCCTGATCAGCCTGGTGCTGGTGCTGCGCTTCCTGGCCACCGGCCAGGGCGAGCAGGCGGCCACGCTGTCAGTGGTGGCCAAGACGCTGCTGCTGTACGCCATCATGGTCACCGGCTGCGTGTGGGAGAAAGTGGTCTTCGGCCAATACCTGTTCGCCCCCGCCTTCTACTGGGAAGACGTGTTCAGCATGGCCGTGCTGGCCCTGCACAGCGCCTACCTGCTGGCGCTGGGTCTGGGTTGGCTGGGCAGCCGCGGGCTGATGCTGCTGGCCCTGGCGGCGTATACCAGCTACGCGATCAACGCCACGCAGTTCCTGCTCAAGCTGCGGGCGGCGCGGCTGCAGGCCGGCCCCGGCGGCCTGGCCGTGCCGGCCACTCGCGGAGCAGCGACATGA
- a CDS encoding cobalamin B12-binding domain-containing protein, which produces MTVGLWRLQQLVNEYSSAFQRGEHSRRSGHRALLAPAPGSQHNFGLLMVVEFFRRAGWDVWADPGADLHELTRTIGSSWYDLLGLSVGSECHVPQVASAILTLRQASLNPAVVIMVGGPVVGLLDNFVAQVGADATAGDARQAVAEAERLVAARYCSS; this is translated from the coding sequence GTGACGGTGGGGCTGTGGCGGCTGCAGCAGCTGGTCAACGAATACAGCAGCGCCTTCCAGCGCGGCGAGCACAGCCGCCGCAGCGGGCACCGGGCGCTGCTGGCACCGGCCCCCGGCTCGCAGCACAACTTCGGCCTGCTGATGGTGGTGGAGTTCTTCCGCCGCGCCGGCTGGGACGTGTGGGCCGACCCCGGCGCCGACCTCCACGAGCTGACGCGCACCATCGGCAGCAGCTGGTACGACCTGCTGGGCCTGTCGGTCGGCAGTGAATGCCATGTGCCCCAGGTGGCATCGGCTATCCTCACGCTGCGCCAGGCCTCGCTCAATCCCGCCGTCGTCATCATGGTCGGCGGGCCGGTGGTGGGCCTGCTGGACAACTTCGTCGCGCAGGTGGGGGCAGACGCCACCGCCGGCGATGCCCGTCAAGCGGTGGCCGAGGCCGAACGCCTGGTCGCCGCCCGCTATTGCAGTTCCTGA
- a CDS encoding DinB family protein: MLLAALRYKAWADGRTVAAVRQIAAQMNAAPFDFARQQLNHMVRVEELFRARLLAEAEPHDSTNTARLPTLGELTTRLDRSNAWLQAYAAGLSAEQWQEQLRFTFVDGQRGSLSRQEVVYHLVNHGTYHRGAIGHALDLAGGPRPADTFTVFIHAEEPGRRLWALDADA; the protein is encoded by the coding sequence ATGTTGCTGGCAGCGCTGCGCTACAAGGCCTGGGCGGACGGTCGCACGGTGGCGGCCGTGCGGCAGATCGCCGCACAGATGAATGCCGCGCCGTTCGACTTCGCGCGGCAGCAGCTCAACCACATGGTGCGCGTGGAAGAACTGTTCCGCGCCCGGCTGCTGGCCGAGGCGGAGCCGCATGACTCGACCAACACCGCGCGGCTGCCCACGCTGGGCGAGCTGACCACTCGTCTAGACAGGTCGAATGCATGGCTGCAGGCTTATGCGGCCGGGCTGTCTGCGGAGCAATGGCAAGAGCAGCTGCGCTTCACTTTCGTGGATGGCCAGCGCGGCTCACTGAGCCGGCAGGAGGTGGTCTATCACCTCGTCAACCACGGCACCTACCACCGTGGCGCCATCGGTCATGCGCTCGACCTGGCTGGAGGTCCGCGCCCGGCCGATACCTTTACCGTCTTCATCCACGCTGAGGAGCCCGGCCGGCGGCTCTGGGCGCTTGACGCTGATGCCTGA
- a CDS encoding ferredoxin:protochlorophyllide reductase (ATP-dependent) subunit N: MIPIASATDSGCTDAPVLRERGQREVFCGLTGIVWLHRKMQDAFFLVVGSRTCAHLLQSAAGVMIFAEPRFATAIIDDRDLAGLADANDELDRVVTRLLERRPDIKLLFLVGSCPSEVIKLDLQRAAQRLGQRFLPRVRVLSYSGSGIETTFTQGEDACLAALVPTLPATAQPGLLVVGALADVVEAQFKRLFSGLGIGPVQFLPARQLADLPAVGPQTRYLLAQPFLADTARALEERGACRIAAPFPLGVEGTTAWLRAAATAYGVNEARLQQVTGPAVDRARQALAPHRARLAGKRIFFFPDSQLELPLARFVARELGMQLTEVGMPFLHRQHMAEELALLPAGTRLSEGQDVERQLDRCRADAPDLVVCGLGLANPLEAEGLTTKWSIELVFSPIHGYEQAADLAALFARPLHRRQLLAAA; the protein is encoded by the coding sequence ATGATCCCGATCGCTTCGGCCACCGACAGCGGCTGCACCGATGCGCCGGTGCTGCGCGAACGCGGCCAGCGCGAGGTGTTCTGCGGCCTCACCGGCATCGTGTGGCTGCACCGCAAGATGCAGGACGCGTTCTTCCTGGTGGTGGGCTCACGCACCTGCGCGCACCTGCTGCAGTCGGCCGCCGGCGTGATGATCTTCGCCGAACCGCGGTTTGCCACCGCCATCATCGACGACCGCGACCTGGCCGGCCTGGCCGATGCCAACGACGAGCTGGACCGCGTGGTGACGCGGCTGCTGGAGCGGCGGCCCGACATCAAGCTGCTGTTCCTGGTGGGCTCCTGCCCTTCGGAAGTGATCAAGCTCGACCTGCAGCGCGCGGCGCAGCGGCTGGGCCAGCGCTTCCTGCCGCGGGTGCGGGTGCTCAGCTACTCGGGCAGCGGCATCGAGACCACCTTCACCCAGGGCGAAGACGCCTGCCTGGCCGCGCTGGTGCCCACGCTGCCGGCCACCGCGCAGCCCGGCCTGCTGGTGGTGGGCGCGCTGGCCGATGTGGTGGAGGCGCAGTTCAAGCGGCTGTTCAGCGGCCTGGGCATCGGCCCCGTGCAGTTCCTGCCGGCACGCCAGCTGGCCGACCTGCCGGCCGTAGGCCCGCAGACGCGCTACCTGTTGGCCCAGCCCTTCCTGGCCGACACCGCCCGCGCGCTGGAAGAACGGGGCGCCTGCCGCATCGCCGCGCCCTTCCCGCTGGGCGTGGAAGGCACCACCGCCTGGCTGCGGGCCGCAGCCACCGCCTACGGTGTGAATGAAGCGCGGCTGCAGCAGGTGACCGGCCCCGCGGTGGACCGTGCCCGCCAGGCGCTGGCGCCGCACCGCGCGCGGCTGGCCGGCAAGCGCATCTTCTTCTTCCCCGACTCGCAGCTGGAGCTGCCGTTGGCGCGCTTCGTGGCGCGCGAGCTGGGCATGCAGCTCACCGAGGTGGGCATGCCCTTCCTGCACCGGCAGCACATGGCCGAGGAGCTGGCGCTGCTGCCGGCCGGCACCCGCCTGTCGGAAGGGCAGGACGTGGAACGCCAGCTGGACCGCTGCCGCGCCGACGCGCCCGACCTGGTGGTGTGCGGCCTGGGCCTGGCCAACCCGCTGGAGGCCGAGGGCCTGACCACCAAGTGGTCCATCGAGCTGGTGTTCTCGCCCATCCACGGCTATGAACAGGCGGCCGACCTGGCCGCCTTGTTCGCACGCCCGCTGCACCGCCGCCAGTTGCTGGCCGCGGCCTGA
- the bchB gene encoding ferredoxin:protochlorophyllide reductase (ATP-dependent) subunit B, producing the protein MQLTLWTYEGPPHVGAMRVATAMRGVHYLLHAPQGDTYADLLFTMIERLPRRPPVTYTTFQARDLGADTAGLFQQAARDAYARFQPQALLVGASCTAELIQDDPGGLAQALDLPVPVIPLELPAYQRKENYGASETFYQLVRALARRPAEGAPRRGCNLLGPTALGFRHRDDVQEITGLLLQLGIAVNVVAPLEASPADLARLGEAAFNVVLYPEVAQQAAGWLQRQFGQPFTRTIPIGAKATQAFVAEVAALAGVPVPPALQARASRAPWYSQSVDATYLTGKRVFIFGDATHAVAAARVAAEELGFAVVGLGTYSREFARDVREAAAHHGVAPLITDDYLEVEAAVAALQPDLVLGTQMERHIAKRLGIPCAVISAPVHVQDFPARHSPQMGYEGANVLFDTWVHPLMMGLEEHLLGMFRGDFEFHEDAPASHLGHASASMAVPEPEPQPDLPEDLPTMAATWAPEAERELHRVPFFVRGKARRNTERFAVERGVMTITVETLYEAKAHFSR; encoded by the coding sequence ATGCAACTCACCCTGTGGACCTACGAAGGACCGCCGCACGTGGGCGCGATGCGGGTGGCCACCGCGATGCGCGGCGTGCACTACCTGCTGCATGCGCCGCAGGGCGACACCTACGCCGACTTGCTGTTCACGATGATCGAGCGGCTGCCGCGGCGCCCGCCGGTCACCTACACCACTTTCCAGGCGCGCGACCTGGGCGCCGACACCGCGGGCCTGTTCCAGCAGGCGGCGCGTGATGCCTATGCGCGCTTCCAGCCGCAGGCCTTGCTGGTGGGCGCCTCCTGCACCGCCGAGCTGATCCAGGACGACCCCGGCGGCCTGGCCCAGGCGCTGGACCTGCCGGTGCCGGTGATTCCGCTGGAGCTGCCGGCCTACCAGCGCAAGGAAAACTACGGCGCCAGCGAAACCTTCTACCAGCTGGTGCGTGCGCTGGCCCGCCGCCCGGCCGAAGGCGCACCGCGCCGCGGCTGCAACCTGCTGGGCCCCACGGCGCTGGGCTTCCGCCACCGCGACGACGTGCAGGAGATCACCGGCCTGCTGCTGCAGCTGGGCATCGCGGTGAACGTGGTGGCGCCGCTGGAAGCTTCACCCGCCGACCTGGCCCGCCTGGGTGAAGCCGCCTTCAACGTGGTGCTGTACCCCGAGGTGGCGCAGCAGGCCGCGGGCTGGCTGCAACGCCAGTTCGGCCAGCCCTTCACCAGGACCATCCCCATCGGCGCCAAGGCCACACAGGCCTTCGTGGCCGAGGTGGCCGCTCTGGCCGGCGTGCCGGTGCCGCCCGCGCTGCAGGCCCGCGCCAGCCGCGCGCCGTGGTACTCGCAATCGGTGGACGCCACCTACCTGACGGGCAAGCGGGTCTTCATCTTCGGTGATGCCACCCACGCCGTGGCGGCCGCCCGCGTGGCCGCCGAAGAGCTGGGCTTCGCGGTGGTGGGCCTGGGCACCTACAGCCGCGAATTCGCCCGCGACGTGCGCGAGGCCGCCGCCCACCACGGCGTGGCGCCGCTGATCACCGACGACTACCTGGAAGTGGAAGCCGCGGTGGCGGCGCTGCAGCCCGACCTGGTGCTGGGCACGCAGATGGAACGCCACATCGCCAAGCGGCTGGGCATTCCGTGCGCGGTGATCTCGGCACCGGTGCATGTGCAGGACTTTCCGGCGCGCCACTCGCCGCAGATGGGTTACGAAGGCGCGAACGTGCTGTTCGACACCTGGGTGCATCCGCTGATGATGGGCCTGGAAGAACATCTGCTGGGCATGTTCCGGGGCGACTTCGAGTTCCATGAAGACGCGCCAGCCTCGCACCTGGGGCATGCCTCGGCGTCGATGGCAGTGCCTGAGCCCGAGCCGCAGCCCGACCTGCCGGAAGACCTGCCCACGATGGCCGCCACCTGGGCCCCCGAGGCCGAGCGCGAGCTGCACCGCGTGCCCTTCTTCGTGCGCGGCAAGGCCCGCCGCAACACCGAGCGTTTTGCCGTCGAACGCGGGGTGATGACCATCACCGTGGAGACGCTGTACGAGGCCAAGGCCCACTTCAGCCGCTAG
- the bchM gene encoding magnesium protoporphyrin IX methyltransferase codes for MSTDTYTQRRGRIEHYFDRTAADAWARLTSDAPVGRIRATVRAGRDRMRALLLDWLPADLHGLRLLDAGCGTGALAIEAAQRGAEVLAIDLSPTLVELAQQRVPAALRGRIQFLSGDMLSPSLGHFHHVVLMDSLIHYTAPQAVQALQRLAPRIHGSMLMTYAPSNPALAAMHAVGRLFPRGDRAPAIEPVRAEKLHALIGQAEGLQAWQPGRSQRIASGFYTSQALELRQAMRAERRAAPSRPDIPSGDRPAYPPGEGPA; via the coding sequence ATGAGCACCGACACCTACACCCAGCGCCGCGGCCGCATCGAGCACTACTTCGACCGCACCGCGGCCGATGCCTGGGCGCGGCTCACCTCTGACGCGCCGGTGGGCCGCATCCGCGCCACGGTGCGCGCCGGCCGCGACCGCATGCGCGCGCTGCTGCTGGACTGGCTGCCCGCCGACCTGCACGGCCTGCGCCTGCTGGACGCCGGCTGCGGCACCGGCGCGCTGGCCATCGAGGCGGCGCAGCGCGGGGCCGAGGTGCTGGCCATCGACCTTTCGCCAACGCTGGTGGAGCTGGCGCAGCAGCGGGTGCCGGCGGCGCTGCGCGGGCGCATCCAATTCCTGTCGGGCGACATGCTCAGCCCGTCGCTGGGCCACTTCCATCACGTGGTGCTGATGGATTCGCTGATCCACTACACCGCGCCGCAGGCGGTGCAGGCCCTGCAGCGGCTGGCGCCGCGCATCCATGGCTCGATGCTGATGACTTATGCGCCCAGCAACCCGGCGCTGGCCGCGATGCATGCGGTGGGCCGGCTGTTTCCGCGCGGCGACCGTGCACCGGCCATCGAGCCGGTGCGTGCTGAAAAGCTGCATGCGCTGATCGGCCAGGCCGAGGGCCTGCAGGCCTGGCAGCCCGGCCGCAGCCAGCGCATCGCCAGCGGCTTCTACACCTCGCAGGCGTTGGAGCTGAGGCAAGCCATGCGGGCCGAGCGCCGGGCCGCCCCAAGCCGGCCCGACATCCCCTCGGGGGATCGCCCGGCGTACCCGCCGGGCGAGGGGCCGGCATGA
- the ppsR gene encoding transcriptional regulator PpsR: MNLAGVPNVTPFDAPEQLLADIDARATAALISAAADVALVIDGQGVIRDVSIGNDELVYEGSDDWVGRHWLETVTVESRPKVLALLREAAANHHAQTPWRQLNHPQAGSAGVPVMYSAVQYGEQGRVVAVGRDLRTVSSLQQRLVDAQQAMERDYMRLRQAEARYRLLFDTVSEALVVLDGSAYTVLEINPAAARLFGEGQRRLTGRPLVEALTPASRQAALDLFVGVRATGRGDEITVQAAEGGQSLQMSATLFRQDGASVVLVRLLAPAAEGSAATVTGPADSALLRAIDSVPDAFVVTDPQGRVLAANSAFAELLQLPAGERPQGQSLDRWMGRSGVDLNVLLGALRQHGVVRLFPTTLRGPYGATTQVEISAVSVPQGDPPCLGFTIRDVGRRLAPDTRGARELPRSAGQLAELVGRVPLKDIVGETVDLIEKLCIEAALELTRDNRASAAEMLGLSRQSLYVKLRRYGLGDLGGVSADGAAGPAPTSGGAGE; this comes from the coding sequence ATGAACCTCGCAGGCGTGCCGAACGTGACCCCCTTCGACGCACCCGAGCAGCTGCTGGCGGACATCGACGCGCGGGCCACCGCGGCGCTGATCTCCGCCGCCGCCGATGTGGCTTTGGTGATTGACGGGCAAGGTGTCATCCGCGACGTGTCCATCGGCAATGACGAGCTGGTGTACGAAGGCAGTGACGACTGGGTGGGCCGCCACTGGCTGGAAACCGTCACCGTGGAAAGCCGGCCCAAGGTGCTGGCGCTGCTGCGCGAGGCCGCGGCCAACCACCATGCACAGACGCCGTGGCGCCAGCTCAACCATCCGCAGGCGGGCAGCGCCGGGGTGCCGGTGATGTACTCGGCCGTGCAGTACGGCGAGCAGGGCCGCGTGGTGGCCGTGGGCCGCGACCTGCGCACCGTCTCTTCGCTGCAGCAGCGGCTGGTGGATGCGCAGCAGGCCATGGAGCGCGACTACATGCGCCTGCGCCAGGCCGAGGCGCGCTACCGCCTGCTGTTCGACACCGTGTCCGAGGCGCTGGTGGTGCTGGACGGCAGCGCCTACACCGTGCTGGAGATCAATCCAGCGGCGGCGCGCCTGTTCGGCGAGGGCCAGCGGCGCCTGACCGGCCGGCCGCTGGTGGAGGCCCTGACGCCCGCCAGCCGCCAGGCGGCGCTCGACCTGTTTGTCGGCGTGCGCGCCACCGGGCGTGGCGACGAGATCACGGTACAGGCGGCCGAAGGCGGCCAGTCGCTGCAGATGTCGGCCACGCTGTTCCGCCAGGACGGTGCCTCGGTGGTGCTGGTGCGGCTGCTGGCGCCGGCCGCCGAGGGCAGCGCCGCCACCGTCACCGGGCCGGCCGATTCGGCCCTGCTGCGCGCCATCGACAGCGTGCCCGACGCGTTTGTCGTCACCGATCCGCAAGGCCGGGTGCTGGCGGCCAACAGTGCCTTCGCCGAGCTGCTGCAGCTGCCGGCCGGTGAGCGGCCGCAGGGCCAGTCGCTGGACCGCTGGATGGGCCGCAGCGGCGTCGACCTGAACGTGCTGCTGGGTGCGCTGCGCCAGCATGGCGTGGTGCGGCTCTTTCCCACCACGTTGCGCGGCCCGTACGGCGCCACCACGCAGGTGGAAATCTCGGCCGTCTCGGTGCCTCAGGGCGACCCGCCGTGCCTGGGCTTCACCATCCGCGACGTGGGCCGCCGCCTGGCCCCCGACACCCGCGGCGCCCGCGAACTGCCGCGCTCGGCCGGCCAGCTGGCCGAACTGGTGGGCCGCGTGCCGCTGAAGGACATCGTGGGCGAGACGGTGGACCTGATCGAGAAGCTGTGCATCGAAGCCGCGCTCGAACTTACCCGCGACAACCGCGCCTCGGCCGCCGAGATGCTGGGCCTGTCGCGCCAGAGCCTGTACGTGAAGCTGCGGCGCTACGGCCTGGGCGACCTGGGCGGCGTATCCGCCGACGGCGCCGCCGGCCCCGCGCCGACGTCGGGCGGGGCGGGGGAATGA
- a CDS encoding MFS transporter — MKLSRAWLHVSPRFLPFADAASPGLPLSRLLRLALFQVSVGMAGALMVGTLNRVMIVELQVAAWLVSSMVALPLLLAPWRALVGFKSDTHWSALGWRRVPYLWFGSLMQFGGLAIMPFALLVLSSDAGDLHGPAWVGTAAAALAFVLVGAGLQTTQTAGLALATDLAPEATRPRVVALMYVMLLVGMLVGSLAFGALLRDFSHVRLVQVVQGAALMTMLLNIAALWKQEPRGPRRPAPTAAPSFREAWQSFAGQPAVRRFLVAVGLGTAAFNMQDIVLEPYGGAVLHLGVGATSLLTALLAAGALAAFGLAARWLQHGSDPYRLAAAGALAGVVAFAAVIFAAPLDSPLLFRAGVLLIGFGGGLFGVGTLIAAMALSAGHNGLALGAWGAVQATAGGLAVGLGGALRDGVAALASQGALGPALTGPSIGYSFVYHLEIALLFATLAAIGPLVRRLHGTQAPPATGASPRPFGLAEFPG, encoded by the coding sequence ATGAAGCTGTCGCGCGCCTGGCTGCACGTCAGCCCCCGCTTTCTGCCGTTCGCGGATGCGGCGTCACCCGGCCTGCCGCTGTCGCGCCTGCTGCGCCTGGCGCTGTTCCAGGTGTCGGTGGGCATGGCCGGCGCCTTGATGGTGGGCACGCTCAACCGCGTGATGATCGTGGAGCTGCAGGTGGCGGCCTGGCTGGTGTCCAGCATGGTGGCGCTGCCGCTGCTGCTGGCGCCCTGGCGCGCGCTGGTGGGCTTCAAGTCCGACACGCACTGGAGCGCGCTCGGCTGGCGCCGCGTGCCCTACCTGTGGTTCGGCTCGCTGATGCAATTCGGCGGCCTGGCCATCATGCCGTTTGCGCTGCTGGTGCTGTCGTCCGATGCCGGCGACCTGCACGGCCCTGCCTGGGTGGGCACCGCGGCCGCGGCCCTGGCCTTCGTGCTGGTGGGCGCCGGCCTGCAGACCACGCAGACCGCCGGCCTGGCCCTGGCCACCGACCTGGCGCCCGAAGCCACCCGCCCGCGCGTGGTGGCCTTGATGTACGTGATGCTGCTGGTGGGCATGCTGGTGGGCAGCCTGGCCTTCGGCGCGCTGCTGCGCGACTTCAGCCATGTGAGGCTGGTGCAGGTGGTGCAGGGCGCGGCCCTGATGACCATGCTGCTCAACATCGCCGCGCTGTGGAAGCAGGAGCCGCGCGGCCCGCGCCGGCCTGCGCCCACCGCCGCGCCCTCGTTCCGCGAGGCCTGGCAGTCGTTCGCGGGCCAGCCTGCGGTGCGGCGCTTCCTGGTGGCGGTGGGCCTGGGCACGGCCGCCTTCAACATGCAGGACATCGTGCTGGAGCCGTACGGCGGCGCGGTGCTGCACCTGGGCGTGGGCGCCACCAGCCTGCTCACCGCGCTGCTGGCCGCGGGCGCGCTGGCCGCCTTCGGCTTGGCGGCGCGCTGGCTGCAGCACGGCAGCGACCCGTACCGCCTGGCCGCCGCGGGTGCGCTGGCCGGCGTGGTGGCCTTCGCAGCCGTCATCTTCGCTGCGCCACTCGATTCGCCGCTGCTGTTCCGGGCCGGCGTGCTGCTCATCGGTTTTGGCGGCGGGCTGTTCGGCGTGGGCACGCTGATCGCGGCCATGGCGCTGTCAGCCGGCCACAACGGTCTGGCGCTGGGTGCCTGGGGCGCGGTGCAGGCCACCGCCGGCGGCCTGGCCGTGGGCCTGGGCGGCGCGCTGCGCGATGGCGTGGCCGCGCTGGCCAGCCAGGGCGCGCTGGGCCCGGCCCTCACTGGCCCGTCCATCGGCTACAGCTTCGTCTACCACCTCGAGATTGCCCTGCTTTTCGCCACGCTGGCGGCCATCGGGCCGCTGGTGCGCCGGCTGCACGGCACGCAGGCGCCGCCCGCCACCGGCGCCAGCCCCCGGCCTTTTGGCCTGGCCGAGTTTCCCGGCTGA